AACTGACCTGCAGGTTAACATCCTGAATCTCAAACGCCTCAATCTGGCAGATGGCGAAGAGGGAGAGCCCGATGCCGACGCTGTTCCACAGGGTTCCCACCACGGCGTACCACAGCACCGTGCCGATGTTTTCGAAGAACGGCCTCGTGGGCATGAAGTAGCCGTTGTCGAGGACGATGGGCGGGAGCATGTAGAGGAAGA
The Plectropomus leopardus isolate mb unplaced genomic scaffold, YSFRI_Pleo_2.0 unplaced_scaffold12829, whole genome shotgun sequence genome window above contains:
- the LOC121963847 gene encoding sodium/hydrogen exchanger 2-like, with translation FFLYMLPPIVLDNGYFMPTRPFFENIGTVLWYAVVGTLWNSVGIGLSLFAICQIEAFEIQDVNLQENLLFATIISAVDPVAALNVFEDIGVNEQLYIVIFGEGLFNDAVTVVSTGSVREYERAG